In Miscanthus floridulus cultivar M001 chromosome 5, ASM1932011v1, whole genome shotgun sequence, one genomic interval encodes:
- the LOC136449778 gene encoding RNA-binding protein P-like: protein MGKKRKLEPKSAAAVKPVKASPTTTKAPSAASNRSATAKAAGLSEVLAPAEAAKEKRPQGAGGEEEVEEEIEEEVEVEEEVEVEEEDDEGESDPASIQALLDSFPKDQLVELLRDAAVAHSDVLSTIRHVADADPAQRKIFVHGLGWDATTDTLSEAFGPYGEIEDLRVVTDRNTGKCKGYGFILFRHRSGARAALREPQKKIGNRSTACQLASVGPVPGGAANSPVPAPAQLQLPPVSEYTQRKIFVSNVGADIDPHKLLQFFARYGEIEDGPLGLDKVTGKPKGFALFVYKTIESAKKALEEPHKHFDGVVLHCQKAIDGPKPNKLGGAGGFFGAGASSAGKGFAGYGATSHSLPGTVGIVQPMSPLAPGLASLPGGISAAPGVDPALGQALTALLATQQGAGLNLNSILGVGANGSGLPPHGATGALGGSGVPGMQGGYMGGYGGSGGYGGAASGGPGRNYMGH from the coding sequence ATGGGCAAGAAGCGGAAGCTCGAGCCCAAATCGGCGGCAGCCGTCAAGCCGGTTAAGGCCTCCCCGACCACCACCAAGGCCCCCTCGGCCGCTTCAAACAGGTCCGCCACCGCTAAGGCCGCCGGTCTATCCGAGGTTCTCGCCCCCGCTGAGGCGGCCAAGGAGAAGCGGCCCCAGGGGGCAGGCGGcgaggaggaggtagaggaggaaattgaggaggaggtggaggtcgAGGAGGAAGTGGAAGtggaagaggaggatgacgagggcgagagcGACCCGGCCTCGATCCAGGCGCTCCTGGATTCGTTTCCCAAGGACCAGCTCGTCGAGCTGCTACGCGACGCTGCCGTCGCTCACAGCGACGTGCTATCCACCATCCGGCACGTGGCCGACGCCGACCCGGCTCAGCGGAAGATCTTCGTCCACGGCCTCGGCTGGGACGCCACAACCGACACTCTCTCCGAGGCGTTCGGCCCATACGGCGAGATCGAGGACCTCAGGGTCGTCACCGATCGCAACACGGGCAAGTGCAAGGGGTACGGGTTCATCCTCTTCCGTCACCGCTCTGGTGCCCGAGCCGCCCTACGCGAGCCCCAGAAGAAGATTGGTAACCGCAGCACCGCCTGCCAGCTCGCCTCTGTTGGCCCTGTCCCTGGTGGTGCGGCCAACAGCCCTGTGCCAGCCCCGGCTCAATTGCAGCTGCCACCAGTGTCAGAGTATACGCAACGGAAGATATTTGTCAGCAATGTTGGTGCAGATATCGATCCGCACAAACTGCTTCAGTTCTTTGCAAGGTATGGTGAGATCGAGGATGGCCCGCTTGGGCTTGACAAGGTCACTGGGAAACCCAAGGGATTTGCTCTTTTTGTCTACAAGACCATTGAAAGTGCCAAGAAGGCTCTTGAGGAGCCACATAAGCATTTTGACGGAGTGGTGCTGCACTGCCAGAAGGCGATTGATGGACCAAAACCGAACAAATTAGGAGGAGCTGGAGGCTTTTTTGGTGCTGGGGCTTCAAGTGCGGGCAAGGGGTTTGCTGGTTATGGAGCTACTAGTCATTCTCTGCCTGGAACTGTTGGTATTGTCCAGCCAATGTCACCTCTGGCACCTGGATTGGCTTCACTGCCTGGTGGTATTTCTGCTGCCCCAGGTGTGGATCCTGCTCTAGGGCAGGCCTTGACAGCTTTGCTTGCCACCCAGCAGGGGGCTGGGCTGAATTTGAATAGCATTCTGGGGGTCGGTGCTAATGGATCAGGGTTGCCTCCGCATGGGGCAACTGGAGCATTGGGTGGTAGCGGTGTGCCGGGGATGCAAGGTGGTTATATGGGTGGCTATGGTGGTTCTGGTGGGTATGGGGGTGCTGCTTCAGGAGGCCCCGGAAGAAATTACATGGGTCATTAG
- the LOC136451912 gene encoding uncharacterized protein isoform X1, with the protein MAAPQQPGKTLLRPSPSPPLSGSAPKRFRAMATDVAAAADPPASRGCPAMKAEFAKHAEYLNALNDKRERLVKASRDVTMNSKKVIFQVHRITKVNRDEVLSKAENDLAAVVNQFIAKLVKELQGTDFWKLRRAYTFGVQEYVEAATLCRFCKTGTLLSLAEINDSLLALSDKSVEPLQLNVLDYLLGVADLSGELMRLAIGRISDGEVEYAKTICAFVRDIYRELTLVVPLMDDNNEMKKKMEVMLQSVVKIENACFSVHVRGSEYIPLLGSSADPDYSFFGASDFDQ; encoded by the exons ATGGCGGCGCCCCAGCAACCTGGTAAAACCCTCCTGCGCCCCAGTCCTTCGC CTCCCCTCTCCGGGTCGGCGCCCAAGAGGTTCAGGGCGATGGCCACAgacgtcgcggcggcggcggatcctcCAGCCTCCAGGGGCTGTCCCGCGATGAAGGCGGAGTTCGCCAAGCACGCCGAGTACCTCAACGCCCTG AACGACAAGAGAGAAAGGCTTGTGAAAGCTAGTCGGGATGTGACAATGAACAGCAAAAAGGTCATCTTTCAGGTCCACAG AATCACAAAAGTTAACAGGGACGAAGTTCTCTCCAAGGCAGAAAATGATCTTGCTGCAGTGGTTAATCAATTCATTGCAAAACTAGTAAAAGAATTACAAGGAACTGACTTCTGGAAGCTCAGAAGAGCCTACACCTTTGGT GTACAAGAATATGTTGAAGCTGCAACACTGTGTAGATTTTGCAAGACTGGCACTCTATTAAGTCTTGCTGAAATTAATGATTCTTTACTAGCACTAAGTGATAAATCTGTTGAGCCCTTACAGTTAAATGTGCTTGACTATCTTTTAGGG GTTGCTGATTTGTCAGGAGAGCTTATGAGGCTCGCAATAGGCCGTATTTCTGATGGGGAAGTTGAATATGCAAAAACTATCTGTGCTTTTGTACGTGATATTTACAGGGAGCTGACTCTTGTGGTGCCTCTAATGGATGACAATAATGAGAtgaagaagaaaatggaggtCATGCTGCAAAGTGTAGTAAAAATTGAGAATG CTTGCTTCAGTGTTCATGTGAGAGGTTCAGAGTACATTCCTCTGCTAGGATCATCAGCAGACCCAGATTATTCCTTTTTTGGTGCCTCGGACTTTGACCAATGA
- the LOC136451912 gene encoding uncharacterized protein isoform X2 codes for MAAPQQPAPLSGSAPKRFRAMATDVAAAADPPASRGCPAMKAEFAKHAEYLNALNDKRERLVKASRDVTMNSKKVIFQVHRITKVNRDEVLSKAENDLAAVVNQFIAKLVKELQGTDFWKLRRAYTFGVQEYVEAATLCRFCKTGTLLSLAEINDSLLALSDKSVEPLQLNVLDYLLGVADLSGELMRLAIGRISDGEVEYAKTICAFVRDIYRELTLVVPLMDDNNEMKKKMEVMLQSVVKIENACFSVHVRGSEYIPLLGSSADPDYSFFGASDFDQ; via the exons ATGGCGGCGCCCCAGCAACCTG CTCCCCTCTCCGGGTCGGCGCCCAAGAGGTTCAGGGCGATGGCCACAgacgtcgcggcggcggcggatcctcCAGCCTCCAGGGGCTGTCCCGCGATGAAGGCGGAGTTCGCCAAGCACGCCGAGTACCTCAACGCCCTG AACGACAAGAGAGAAAGGCTTGTGAAAGCTAGTCGGGATGTGACAATGAACAGCAAAAAGGTCATCTTTCAGGTCCACAG AATCACAAAAGTTAACAGGGACGAAGTTCTCTCCAAGGCAGAAAATGATCTTGCTGCAGTGGTTAATCAATTCATTGCAAAACTAGTAAAAGAATTACAAGGAACTGACTTCTGGAAGCTCAGAAGAGCCTACACCTTTGGT GTACAAGAATATGTTGAAGCTGCAACACTGTGTAGATTTTGCAAGACTGGCACTCTATTAAGTCTTGCTGAAATTAATGATTCTTTACTAGCACTAAGTGATAAATCTGTTGAGCCCTTACAGTTAAATGTGCTTGACTATCTTTTAGGG GTTGCTGATTTGTCAGGAGAGCTTATGAGGCTCGCAATAGGCCGTATTTCTGATGGGGAAGTTGAATATGCAAAAACTATCTGTGCTTTTGTACGTGATATTTACAGGGAGCTGACTCTTGTGGTGCCTCTAATGGATGACAATAATGAGAtgaagaagaaaatggaggtCATGCTGCAAAGTGTAGTAAAAATTGAGAATG CTTGCTTCAGTGTTCATGTGAGAGGTTCAGAGTACATTCCTCTGCTAGGATCATCAGCAGACCCAGATTATTCCTTTTTTGGTGCCTCGGACTTTGACCAATGA